In a single window of the Balearica regulorum gibbericeps isolate bBalReg1 chromosome 7, bBalReg1.pri, whole genome shotgun sequence genome:
- the FAM204A gene encoding protein FAM204A isoform X1: MWSGLLPPGLNESDVDFSSDEGEEPHSSFAKEDAKEDTERVQLSEFQANGPESEAISEPVLLSVTDGESESQKCPSGISLNMWNKFLELQKKNHEMKTQTNQGNKGRKRKRHRKEKQKKNNEVTKSSQQLANEDKWKELTQYFGINDRFESPLDSRAPQKSGLELSIEKSVAEGDIDKAEELSDRLATRELGVKIAKAAACRNFVKAKQEAEAAQEAQKKKKLAWGFEAKKRWETKSNMGYM; encoded by the exons ATGTGGAGTGGACTGTTACCTCCAGGACTGAACGAAAGTGATGTTGACTTTAGCTCTGATGAGGGAGAGGAGCCACATAGTTCCTTTGCAAAGGAAGATGCAAAAGAAGATACTGAAAGAGTTCAGCTTTCTGAATTCCAGGCAAATGGACCTGAAAGTGAAGCCATCAGTGAACCTGTTTTGCTGTCAGTGACAGATGGAGAAAGCGAATCTCAAAAGTGCCCTTCtggaatttctttaaatatgtgGAAT AAATTTTTGgagcttcagaagaaaaatcatgaaatgaaaacccaaacaaatcaGGGAAACAAAGGCCGAAAAAGAAAACGCCACAGAAAAG aaaaacagaaaaagaacaatgaaGTGACTAAGAG tAGTCAGCAGTTGGCAAATGAAGACAAATGGAAAGAACTTACACAGTACTTTGGAATCAATGATAGATTTGAATCACCTTTGGATAGCAGGGCTCCACAAAAG tctGGCCTTGAACTTAGCATAGAGAAGTCTGTGGCTGAAGGTGACATTGATAAGGCTGAGGAGCTGAGTGATAGATTAGCCACTCGTGAG CTTGGTGTGAAAATTGccaaagctgctgcttgccGTAACTTTGTAAAAGCCAAGCAAGAAGCAGAGGCTGCCCAAGaagctcaaaagaaaaagaagcttgCTTGGGG ATTTGAAGCCAAGAAAAGatgggaaacaaaaagcaacatgGGATACATGTAA
- the FAM204A gene encoding protein FAM204A isoform X2: MWSGLLPPGLNESDVDFSSDEGEEPHSSFAKEDAKEDTERVQLSEFQANGPESEAISEPVLLSVTDGESESQKCPSGISLNMWNKFLELQKKNHEMKTQTNQGNKGRKRKRHRKEKQKKNNEVTKSQQLANEDKWKELTQYFGINDRFESPLDSRAPQKSGLELSIEKSVAEGDIDKAEELSDRLATRELGVKIAKAAACRNFVKAKQEAEAAQEAQKKKKLAWGFEAKKRWETKSNMGYM; encoded by the exons ATGTGGAGTGGACTGTTACCTCCAGGACTGAACGAAAGTGATGTTGACTTTAGCTCTGATGAGGGAGAGGAGCCACATAGTTCCTTTGCAAAGGAAGATGCAAAAGAAGATACTGAAAGAGTTCAGCTTTCTGAATTCCAGGCAAATGGACCTGAAAGTGAAGCCATCAGTGAACCTGTTTTGCTGTCAGTGACAGATGGAGAAAGCGAATCTCAAAAGTGCCCTTCtggaatttctttaaatatgtgGAAT AAATTTTTGgagcttcagaagaaaaatcatgaaatgaaaacccaaacaaatcaGGGAAACAAAGGCCGAAAAAGAAAACGCCACAGAAAAG aaaaacagaaaaagaacaatgaaGTGACTAAGAG TCAGCAGTTGGCAAATGAAGACAAATGGAAAGAACTTACACAGTACTTTGGAATCAATGATAGATTTGAATCACCTTTGGATAGCAGGGCTCCACAAAAG tctGGCCTTGAACTTAGCATAGAGAAGTCTGTGGCTGAAGGTGACATTGATAAGGCTGAGGAGCTGAGTGATAGATTAGCCACTCGTGAG CTTGGTGTGAAAATTGccaaagctgctgcttgccGTAACTTTGTAAAAGCCAAGCAAGAAGCAGAGGCTGCCCAAGaagctcaaaagaaaaagaagcttgCTTGGGG ATTTGAAGCCAAGAAAAGatgggaaacaaaaagcaacatgGGATACATGTAA